Within the Desulfovibrio oxyclinae DSM 11498 genome, the region TTCCCGCAGAAAAGGAAGAATGCAAGACCGAATAATTCGGCCTGCCATTGACGACATTCATACCGCCGGAGCGTAGGTTCCGGCGGTATTTTTATTGGTTTGTCCTGCTGCCTCTGGTATGGATGCCTTTGGAAACGGACCACGGCCACAGTGTAGGTCGTGATCCATAATTGCTCGTAATACTGACTGAAACGACTCTGCTCAAATATATCGACATGGAGGACTTCATGCCCCAAGCTTCTGCGAACGCCACTGGAGAGAACCTGGAAGTGGTCGGCGATTTCACTCGTTGGATCATAGATGTCTGGCACAACGGGTTCGAGGGACTTTCGGCGCAGGATTCGCTGATGGCGCTCGGCATATTTCTGTTCTCGGTTCTGTTTCGCGGCCCGCTCTCCAGACTGCTGCTCGGCAGAATCCAGAACATTCTGGCACGTCTTTTCAAAGCCAATCCGGAGACCATCAACCGCGGATTGAGCGGCCCCATGTCACTGCTGCCGGTTATTCTCGGCTTTTTCATCGCGGTGCAGATCGTGGACTTCAGCGACCGGGCCACGTTTTTTCTGGACAAGCTGACGCGCACGCTGCTGGTCATTTTTGTTTTTTCTTCGCTTTCGGGCATGTCCTCGCAGATTCCGAGGCTGCTGACTCGCCGCAGAGGAACACAGGTGTCGGAATTGGTCTCCGAGTGGGGGACCAAGGGGCTGCGCGTTTCCGTCTGGATCGTGGCCGGAGCGGCCGTCATGCAGATGTGGGGCATCGCCGTTGGTCCGGTCATTGCCGGTCTCGGACTGTTCTCCGTGGCGGTCGGTCTCGGTGCGCAGGACCTGTTCAAGAATCTCATAGCCGGCATGACCGTCGTCACCGAGCGTCGCTACAACATCGGCGACTGGGTCAAGGTCGAGGGCGTGGTCGAAGGCACCGTGGAGCAGATGGGTTTTCGTTCCACCATGGTCCGTCGGTTCGACCTCTGTCCGGTGCATGTGCCCAATACGTACTTCTCGGAAAAACCCATGATCAACTTTTCCAAGATGAAGTACCGTCGCATTTACTGGGTCATCGGCGTTACCTACGATACAACCGTGGACCAGCTCCGCCAGGTGCGCAAGGGCATCGAAGATTACATCCTTGGCAGCGATGACTTCGCCAGCCCATCCGATGCTTCCACGTTCGTACGCATCAACGAATTCTCCGATTCCTCCATAGACATTCTTGTTTACTGTTTCACCCGCACCACGAACTGGGGCGAATGGCTTCGGATCAAGGAAGAACTGGCCTGTCACGTCAAGAAGATGGTTGAGGAAGCGGGGACTTCGTTCGCCTTCCCGAGCACCTCGGTCTATCTCGAAAGCGTCCCGGACGGGCAGCCCGAACGCTTCGTGCAGCCTGCGGACGAGGAATCCGTCTGACCTGTTCAAGGCTTTCCGCTGGCATGATTCATGTCCGGTGCGGCATGGGGGATTTTTGCAGCTGGAAAAACTGAATGCTTTCTGCCGGGTAACCGTTGACAAGTTTTCAGCGGTGCTTAGTTGTCCTTCTGATGCCGCCCGAAGCGGCTGGTATTGAAATCACACCGAGGAACTGACTGATATGGCTAAAAAGGATAACGGACACGACATTCCCGTGAACGGTCACGAAGCCGAAGAGGCCGAAGAAGCCGTGAAAAATGCGGAAACGACCGAGGAACAGGGCGAGGCTCAGGAGCTTTCCCTTTCCGAGGAAGAGCTCAAGCAGCTTTGCAGAGAGCACGTTTGTTCGTGCTGCGACGTGATGAAGGAGGCCGAGAACGAGCGGCTTCGCGCTCTGGCTGATACGGAAAACGTCAAGAAGCGTCTGCAGCGCGAAGCCGAAGACATGAAGCGCTACGCCGCGGACTCCGTGCTGAACGACATGCTCCCCGTGCTGGACAATCTTGATCTGGCGCTGGCCCACACCGACGGGCTGGATGACGCCTGCAAGAATTTCGTCATGGGCGTGGACATGACGCGAAAAAGTTTTCTGGACGCCCTGAAGAATCATGGTGTCGAGCGTCTTGATGCCGCGCAGGGGCAGGAGTTCGATCCCGAATTCATGGAGGCCGTCGGCATGGCCGAAAACCCCGAACTGCCCGATGGCGGCGTGGTTCAGGTGGTGCAGGCCGGATACCGTCTCAAGGGTCGCCTGCTGCGTCCGACCAAGGTAATGGTCAACAAGCTGTAGGAAAAAATCACCGCCGGGGACTTTACAAGCTCTTCGGCGTGCTTAGATGTACAGCAACGTCTCGTTCAAGACACTTAGCGAAATTAAAATAGATTTTTGAGGAGGACACGCGATGGGTAAGATCATCGGAATCGACCTGGGTACCACCAACTCCTGCGTCTACGTCATGGAAGGCAAGGACCCGAAATGCATCAGCAACCCCGAAGGCGGACGGACCACCCCGTCCATTGTAGCCTTTACCGACAAGGAACGTCTGGTGGGCGAAATCGCCAAGCGCCAGGCGGTTACCAACCCCGAGAAAACCGTCTACGCCATCAAGCGCCTCATGGGCCGCGACATGGAAGCCGGCGAGGTTGCCAAGTGGAAGGATCATTGCCCCTACGCCATCGTTCCGGGCAACAACAATGACGCCTGGGTGGAAGTCGGCGGCAAGAAGTACTCTCCGCCGGAAGTCTCCGCCATGATCCTTCAGAAGCTCAAGAAGGACGCCGAGTCCTACCTCGGTGAAGAAGTGACCGAAGCGGTCATCACCGTCCCGGCATATTTCAACGACTCGCAGCGTCAGGCCACCAAGGACGCGGGCAAGATCGCCGGGCTTGAAGTCAAGCGTATCATCAACGAGCCCACCGCAGCGTCTCTGGCCTACGGCTTCGACAAGAAGGCCAACGAAAAGATCGCGGTCTTCGACCTCGGCGGCGGTACCTTCGACGTTTCCATCCTCGAAGTCGGCGACAACGTCGTGGAAGTTCGCTCCACCAACGGCGACACCTTCCTCGGCGGCGAAGACTTTGACCAGCGCGTCATTGAGTACCTTGTCGAAGAATTCAAGAAGGAAAACGGCATCGACCTTTCTCAGGACCGCATGGCCCTGCAGCGTCTCAAGGAAGCTGGCGAGAAGGCCAAGAAGGAACTGAGTTCCTCCATGGAAACCGAGGTCAACCTGCCGTTCATCACCGCCGACCAGAACGGTCCGAAGCACATGATGATCAAGATCGGCCGCGGCAAGCTCGAAGCGCTGGTTTCCGACCTTGTGGACCGCACCGTGGCACCGTGCAAGAAGGCTCTTGAAGACGCCGAACTCAAGGCTTCCGATATCGACGAAGTCATTCTTGTCGGCGGCATGACCCGTATGCCTCTGGTGCAGGAAAAGGTTAAGGAATTCTTCGGCAAGGAGCCCAACCGTTCCGTGAACCCGGACGAAGTGGTTGCCATGGGCGCAGCCATTCAGGGCGGCATCTTCGCGGGCGACGTCAAGGACGTGCTTCTGCTCGACGTCACCCCGCTGTCCCTCGGCATCGAAACCATGGGCGGCGTGATGACCAAGCTCATTGAGCGCAACACCACGATTCCGGCCAAGAAATCTCAGGTGTTCACCACCGCGGCCGATAACCAGCCGTCCGTGTCCATCCGCGTCTTCCAGGGCGAACGCCCCATGACGCAGGACAACATGCTGCTGGGTAACTTCGAACTGACCGGACTGCCCCCGGCACCGCGCGGCGTGCCCCAGATCGAGGTCGCATTCGACATCGACGCCAACGGCATCGTGAACGTGTCCGCCAAGGACATGGGCACCGGCAAGGAACAGTCCATCCAGATCACCGCTTCCTCCGGACTGAGCGAAGACGAGATCGACCGCATGGTCAAGGATGCCGAGTCCCACGCCGAAGACGATAAGAAGAAGCAGGAACTGATCGAGACCCGCAACCAGGCGGACACGCTGATCTACACCACCGAGAAGTCCCTGCGCGACCTTGGAGACAAGGTTGACGCCGAACTCAAGGCCGACATTGAATCCAAGGTCGAGGCCCTGAAGAAGGCCGTGGAGGGCGACGACGTGGAAGCCATCAAGTCTGCCACCGAAGACCTGTCTGCCTCTTCTCACAAGCTCGCCGAGCAGCTGTACGCTCACCAGAACGAACAGCAGGCCGGTGACGCCGGAGCCGCAGGAGCCGCAGGTGCGGCCGGTGCCGACGCCGAAGCGTCTTCCTCCAACGATGACGACGACGTGGTTGACGCCGACTACACTGAAGTCAAGTAGGGCACCTCTTGCCTTACGGCTTCAAGCACAGTATGACATTACCCGGCCCGCATCAGCGGGCCGGGTTTTTTCTTTGCAAGAATCAAACGGGAAGTCCGTCATGATACGTCTACGTGCTACATCCTTTTCGAGACTCGCTGTCTTCGGAATCCTCGCCCTGATGCTCACCGCAATGGGTTGCTCCACCGCAATGTCCCCGAGACCGGACGCCAGGAGCGTGGGCATGATGTCCACGCCGTCACTGCTGGCCGAGGCAGACAAGGTCTGGAATCAGGATGACTACCCCGCCGCGGAGCTGTATTATTCCAAGGCGCTTGAGCGATCCGATCTTTCACAGGCCGTTCGGGCCGAAGCCCTCAGCCGTCTCGGCCAGGCCGCCTATCATAACGGGCATTACCGGCAGGCACGGGAAGCTTTGGAAAAGGCCGCCAACCTCGACCTCGGCGCGCTCTCCGACAGCGGCTGGGAGTTGGCCTACCTCGGCACCCTCAAGGAAACCGGCAACACCGAGCGGCTCAAGAATCACCTCAAGTGGACCCTAGAACAGAAGGCCCTTCCATGGCCGGTGCGGCAGGATGTGGCCGTCTGGTATTCCGGATACTTTGCGGACAAGGGCGACGACCAGCGCGCTCTGGAAGTACTGGCTGGTTTCTACAAGCAGGCCCAGTCCGACGCCGACAGGGCGGCCTTTGAGCGCACTCTGCGCAACGCCACCAAGAATTGGGAAGAGGGCCGGCTCGACGATCTCGCCAAGGTCGCCACGCCCGCCGATCAGCTGCGTTTCCCTTACGCCCTCGTGGCGTTCGAACGAGCCCGCCGCATGGCGGACGACCAGAACCTCTGGCCGCATGCGTGGCGCACCATGCGCGCCGTGGCCAACTCCCCGGAGCTGGTGGACCGCACGTCCCTCGGCGAACTGCTCGCCTCCTATGAAAAGGATTTCGGCATTCCGCGCGTCGGGCTGGTCATCGCGGTTCCACTTACCGGTCCCTACGGACAGGTGGGAGCCTCCATCGTCCGTGGCGTGGGTGTCGCTCAGTGGCAGCTTGCCAACACCGGCGACGATGTGGACGTGCGCGTGCTGAACACCGCCAATCCCGGCTGGGTCAAACGTCTTGAACAGCTTCCGGAAAGCTACTCCGTTGTAGGTGGCCCCCTCCGGGGATCCGAGTTCAAACGTCTTGAAGAAGGCCTGCCCGGACGCCGAATCATCGATACCCGCGCCGTCTTCGGCTTCATGCCCGGCCTCGGCGAAGCGGAAGAGGGCGATGACGCGTGGCGCTTCTTCGCCAGCCGTGAGGACGAGGTGAAAAGCCTTGTCCAGATGGCGGCGGGTGAGCTCGGCATCAAAGACTTTGCCGTCCTTTATCCGCGCGAAGACTTCGGGCGGGCTATGGCCAAGATTTTCTACAAGGAAGCCACGCCGCTTGGCGTACATATCCGCGGCATGGAGTCTTACGACCCGAAGGATCTGCCGAGCTGGAACAACAGCATAGCCGAGCTGCTCGACGTCCCTGACGACTTCAGCGAAAACAAGGAAGCGCCGCTTCCGCTGCCGGATTTCGGGGCCGTCTTCGTTCCCGACGGCTGGCGACAGGCCCAGAACCTGCTCCCGAACTTCTTCTTCTATGAAGGCGAGCAGCTGATCTACCTCGGCCCCAGCCTCTGGAGCCGCGCACTCGATCGCGCCAAGAACATCGACGAGCATTACTACCGACTCGCCGTCTGTCCCGGCGCGTGGTGGAAGGGCAGTTCCGGAGCCAGGAATCTTCAGGACGCCCTGCGTCACGAAGGGCTTGGGCGCGCCGATTACTGGGTGGCCCTCGGATACGACTTCACCCGTTTTGCCGCCCGCATGGGCGTGCTTCCGGCGGGTTTCGATGCCGAAGACGTGAACGAACGCCTCGCTTCGGCGGCCGCCATGGATTTCAGCATGGCTCCCATCAGCTGGAACGAGGAAGGCGTGGCCTCGCAGGAACTGTATCTCTTCAGTCCGCGCTCCCATGGCAAGAATCTTGCCGATCCGCAGAAGCTCAAGGCAGGCGTCAAGCGCGCCACCGAACGCCGCCTGCACCGCGCGGAAGTCTACAAGGAACGCATGAAAGAAAAGGCAGAGGGCGAACAGTAGCCCCGTTGCAATCGCAAGGAGACCTCAAGATATGAAGATTAGCCCGGAAGAAGTCGCAAAGGTCGCCTCTCTGGCGCGGCTGGAACTCGGCCCGGAAAAGATAGAGGAATTTACCAGCCAGCTCGGCGATATCCTCGAACATATGGACAAGCTCGGCGAACTGGATACCGAAGGCGTGGAGCCCATGTTTTCCCCGGTGGAGCAGGTGAGCGTCACCCGCGAAGACAAGGTCCGTAAGGAACACACCCGCGAAGAGGTGCTCTCCAACGCCCCCGAGACCGACGGCAAGTTCTTCATCGTCCCCCGCATCGTCTAGCACAGGAATCAGCACAACCATGTCCGAACTTCATTACAAGACGCTGAGCGAAACCGCCGCCATGCTTCAGGCGGGAGAAATCACTGCCGAACAGGCTGTTCAGGCCTGCCTCGACCGCATCGAAGCCACCGAGCCCTCGGTCAAGGCGCTCATCTCCGTGCAGGGCGAGCAGGCCCTTGCCAAAGCCCGCGAACTCGACGGTCAGGGGCCGGATCCGGCAAAGCCGCTCTGGGGCGTGCCCATGGTCCTCAAGGATCTGCTCACCACCAAGGGCGTCACCACCACCTGCGCCTCGAAGTTCCTCGAAAACTTCGTGCCCTTCTACGACGCAACCGTGGTCGAAAAGCTCGACGCGGCGGGAGCCATCTGCATTGCCAAGGCGAACATGGACGAATTCGCTATGGGCTCCTCCACCGAGAACTCCGCATATTTCAAGACCGCCAACCCATGGGACCTCGAACGCGTCCCCGGTGGTTCCTCCGGCGGATCCGGCGCTACCGTGGCAGCGGGGCAGTGCGCCGCCGCCCTCGGCACCGACACAGGCGGCTCCATCCGCCTGCCCGCCAGCTTCTGCGGCGTGACCGGCCTCAAGCCTACCTACGGCCGAGTCTCGCGCTATGGCATGGTAGCCTTTGGTTCATCCCTCGATCAGATCGGCCCCATGGCTCGCAGTGTCGAAGACTGTGCCCGCGTCCTGCAGGTCATCGCCGGACATGATCCCAAGGACTCCACCAGCGTGGACTGCGAAGTGCCCGACTATCTCGCAGGACTTGACCGCAAAGACCTCTCCGGTCTGACCATCGGCCTGCCCGAACAGTATTGGCCCGACCCGGACAAGGAAGGCGGCCTGTCCCCCGAAGTTGAACAGGCCTGCCGCAACGCCGTCGCCAAGATGGAAGAACTCGGCGCCAAGACAGTCCCCGTACAACTCGGCCTGACCGATTACGCCATCGCGACCTACTACATCATCGCCATGGCAGAAGCGTCCTCCAACCTCTCGCGCTTTGACGGCATCCGCTACGGCAAGCGCGCCGAAAACGCCGAAGAGCTCATTGATCTTTATACCAAAAGCCGCACCCAAGGCTTCGGCGACGAAGTGCAGCGCCGCATCATCATAGGATCCTACGTCCTCTCCGCAGGCTACTACGACGCCTACTACGGAAAGGCCGCCAAGGTCCGCCGCCTCATCCGCCGCAACTTCGACAAGGCCTTCGAATCCTGCGATCTCATCGCCGGCCCCGTCTGCCCGACCACGGCTTTCAAATCCGGCGAAAAAGCCGATCCGCTGCAGATGTATCTCATCGACATCTTCACCATCTCCTGCAACCTCGCAGGACTGCCCGGCATGAGCATGCCCGTCGGACTCGGTGCCGACACCAACATGCCCATCGGACTTCAGCTGCTCGGCCCGTCCTTCAGCGAAGACCTTATGCTTTCGGCGGCGAACACCCTTGAAAAGAACCTCCCGCCGATGCCCATCCCGGGGCTGTAGGCGAGAGAGCTATGCATGTTCAAAGGGCGTCCCTGATGGGGCGCTCTTTTTTTGTGGGAAGGGCCTCCGGCGGCTCTCCGAGGGTGCCTTCGGCAGGACCAAAGGGGCGGGCCCCCTTTGGAAACCCTGGCTTGTTTTTGCTCTTGCCGGGAGTACGGTCGCGCTTCGCGACGCCCGCACTCCCGGCAAGAGCAAAAACGGAGTGGGAAACGGCAGGGTAGTGCTGTGGGAATGATGTTTGTTCAGGGTATGTTTTCCGTCCTCCATATTCAGGCCCCCGGCCGGATGTCGCGTTAGCGCATCCGGCCGGGGGCCTGAATATGGAGGACCGCCAAGGGTCCAGGGGGATTATCCCCCTGGCGGGTGCAGGGCAGCGCCCTGCCCGCCGGAGGCAATGCGCGTCAGCGCATCACATTACAATTTGAGGTTCCAGTCCGCCCAGACCTGTTTGCGCCAGTTCTGGAAGGCCTCGGCGAAATTCTCAAGGGGCAGTTCGCCTTTTTCGCCGGTCTTGCGGTTCTTGCATTCGACCACGCCGTTCTTGAGTCCTTTTCCGCCGAGCGTCAGCTGGATGGGGTAGCCGATGAGGTCGGCGTCGGCGAACTTGACTCCGGGGCGGTCCTTGCGGTCGTCGAGGGCGGCGTCCACGCCGAGGGACTTGAGTTCGGCATAGAGTTCCTCGGCCTTGGCGTTGACGGCTTCGTCCTTGCCGCCGAGGGAGATGATCGCGGCTTCGAAGGGCGCGATGGTCGGGGGAAAGACGCAGCCGCTTTCGTCGTGGTTCTGCTCGATGGCGGAGGCGACGATTCGGGAAACGCCGATTCCGTAGCAGCCCATGACGAGGTGCTTTTCCTTGCCGTTCTCGTCGAGGAACTTGGCGTCCATTTTTTCGGAATATTTGAGTCCGAGCTTGAAGACGTGTCCGACTTCGATGCCCTTGGTGAACTCGATGGCCTGTCCGCATTCGGGGCAGGGGTCGGTTTCTTCGATCATGCGCAGATCAACGAATTCGGTGACGTTGCAGTCGCGGCCGAGGGACAGGTGCTTGACGTGGGTGTCGGCGTCATTGCCGCCGGCGATCCAGTCGGTGTCCTGACAGAGTTCGAGGTCTGCGTAGACGGGCACGTCTTCGGGGAGTGAGTGCGGGCCTGCGAAGCCGACGGGTGCGCCGGTGAGTTTGCGCACGAGCTTTTCGTCGGCGAAATCCACGTCGTTGCCGCCGGTGGCGTTGCGCAGTTTGACGTCGTTGAGTTCGCGGTCGCCGCGTACGAGGGCGGCCACAGGTTTTTCGTCCACCACGAGCAGCAGCGTCTTGACCACCTTGGAAGCGTCGGTGCCGAGGAATTCACAGACTTCGACCACGGTGTGCTTGCCGGGGGTGGCGACCTTTTCGAGCGCGGGAATGTCCTCGTCGCAGCGGCAGGTGCCGTTGGGGGCGTTGACCTTGGCTTTTTCAAGGTTGGCGGCAAAGTCGCAGGACTTGCAGGATGCGATGGTGTCCTCGCCGGTCTCTGCCAGCACCATGAATTCGTGGGAGAAGTCGCCGCCGATGGCGCCGGAGTCTGCCTGTACCGGCTTGAAGCGCAGGCCGATGCGGGCAAATGCCTTCTTGTATGCCTCGAACATGTTCCAGTAGGAGGCTTCGGCGCCGGCTTCGTCCTTGTCGAATGAGTAGGCGTCCTTCATCATGAACTCGCGCCCGCGCATGAGGCCGAAGCGCGGACGAATTTCATCACGGAATTTGGTCTGTATCTGATACAGGTTGATCGGCAGCTGCTTGTAGGAGCGGATTTCGCCGCGCACGAGGTCGGTGATGACTTCCTCGTGGGTCGGGCCGAGGCAGTAATCGCGGCCGTGGCGGTCGTTGAAGCGCAGCAGTTCCTTGCCGTAGTAGTCCCAGCGGCCGGTCTCCTGCCAGAGGTCGGCGGGCTGGACCATGGGCAGGAGCACTTCCATGGCTCCGGCGTTGTCCATTTCCTCGCGAACGATGGCGGCGACCTTGTTCAGGGCGCGAAGGCCCAGCGGCAGATAGTTGTAGATGCCGCTGGTGAGCTTGCGGATCATTCCGGCGCGGATGAGCAGCTTGTGGGAGACCACCTCGGCTTCCGAGGGGGCTTCCTTGAGGGTCGGGATATAATAGTTGGAAAGCTTCATTTAGCCTTTTCTCCTTTCTTCCAGGAATGATTCGATTTCTTTCATGAATTCGGGCAGCAGGTTCTCGTCGCCCCTGACCTTGCGCACCACCTCGCCCTTGCGGAAGATGATGCCGAGGCCACGTCCGCCGGCGATACCGATGTCGGCTTCGCGCGCTTCGCCCGGCCCGTTGACCACGCAGCCCATGACGGCGACGGTGAAATCTTCCTCGACGGTCTTCAGGGCGTCTTCCACTTTTTCGGCCAGTCCGATGAGGTCGATGTTGGTCCGTCCGCAGGTGGGGCAGGAGATGATCTCGGGACCGCGTCTGCGGAGTTCGAGGGAGCGCAGTATCTCCCATGCCACGCCTACTTCGGCCACGGGGTCGTGGGTCAGGCTGACGCGCAGGGTGTCGCCGAGCCCCTGCCAGAGCAGGATGCCCAGTCCCACCGAGGACTTGACCGCGCCCCGCACGAGGGTTCCGGCTTCGGTGATGCCGATGTGCAGGGGGTAGTCGGTCTTTTCTGCCAGCAGGGAGTATGCAGCGATGGTGTTGAGTACGGACGAGGATTTCAGGGAAATCTTGGTGTCGTGAAAGCCGCGTTTTTCAAGCAGGGCCACGTGTTCCAGTGCGCTTTCGACCATGGCCTCGGGCGTGGGGCCGCCGTACTTGGCGAGTAGTTTCTTGTCCACGGAGCCACTGTTGACGCCGATGCGAATCGGCGCGCTGCGGTCCTTGGCGGCGTCCACCACCGCATCCACCTTGTCGGCGCTGCCGATGTTTCCGGGGTTGATGCGAAGCGCGTCTATCCCGGCATCCAGCGCCGCAAGGGCCAGACGATGGTCGAAATGGATGTCCGCAACCAGCGGCACGGGCGACTGCGACTTGATCTGCGCAAGCACCGCCGCGGCCTTGTCATCCGGCACGGCGAGCCGGACGATTTCACACCCGGCGTCCGCCAGTGCGAGAATCTGGCTCACCGTGGCGATCGCGTCGCGCGTGTCGGTGTTGGTCATGCTCTGCACGCGTACGGGATTGTCCCCGCCGATGCCCACGCCGCCGATATCTATGGCTCTCGTCCTGTTACGCTTCATAAGGACGGGGACAATACCCCAAAACGCCCCGCAAGCCAAGAGCGGGAAGCGGTTCCGGGATTTTCAGGGTGCGGCGGAAAGGGGCGTTGCAGCGAGCTGGCAAAGGGGTTGTCGATAATCACGAAAAGCGGACTCCCTTTCGCTTGCCTCACCGTGGCGGGAACCTGTATTCAGGGGATTGAATCAATCGGGAGAAACACGCTTTGTCAGCCATATTATCCGTTTCCGAACTCACCCGCGCGGTCAAGGACCTGCTTGAGGCCGAATTCCCCTTCGTCTGGGTGCGCGGCCAGATCACCAATCTCGGGCGGCCCGCCAGCGGGCATCTCTACTTTTCCCTCACCGATGGCGACTCATTGGTTAACGTGGTCTGGTTCAAGGGCGCCCAGCGCAGCGCGGAACCGGTCAGCAGAGGAGGCGAGGCCGTGAATCCCCTCACCGGCGAGGTGGAGGAGGAAAAGCCGCAAAGCCTGGCCGATGCGTTGGAGGACGGCATGGAGGTGCTCTGTGCCGGACGGCTCAACGTGTACGAGCCGCGCGGCCAGTATCAGCTGGTGGCCGAACTGGTGCAGGAGCAGGGCGTTGGCGATTTGCGCATGGCCTTTGAAGCCATGAAGCGCAAGCTGGCGGCCAAGGGATATTTCGAGGAAGACCGCAAAATGCAGATTCCGCGGGAGCCTGCTCGGGTTGCCGTGGTCACCTCGCCCACTGGTGCGGCAATTCGCGATTTTCTGCGCATTGCATCCACACGCGGAGTGGGCAGTGAAATTCGAATTCAGCCCACTGCTGTGCAGGGCGAGGCCGCGCCGGAGCAGATAGCGGCGGCGCTGGACGCCGTGGGCGACGAGGGTTGGGCGGACGTGGTGGTGCTCATCCGTGGCGGCGGTTCGCTGGAAGACCTGTGGGCCTTCAACACCGAGGTGGTGGGCGAGGCCATCTACCGTTCGCGCATTCCGGTTGTATGCGGGGTGGGGCACGAGCCGGACGTGAGCATCGCGGATTACGTTGCCGATCTGCGGGTGGCGACGCCGTCCCATGCCGCTCAGGTCATCTGGAAGGATCGTGACACCATGCTTCAGGAGGTGGACCGGCTTGAAATGGACCTGACGCGCGCCTACCTCAAGACACTGGACGGGCACGAGCACGAATTGAAGCAGCTCCGGCGTGCGTTGGCGTGGCTGTCTCCCGTGCGACGCCTGGATCGCAGCACCGAGCAGGTCCGTTCGCTGGCTCTGCGGCTTGAGCGACTGGGCCGGGCGCACTATGAGTCCCGCCGGGAGCAGGCCGCACGCTGGACCGGACGGTTGACAAGGGCGTTCGGCACCGCCGACGTGGAGCGCGCCGTCGGGACGCTTCAGGACTATGCCGAGCGTATGCGCGACGCATCCCTGAGGCGCGTGGAGGACCGGGGTCGCGAGCTGGAGCTTGCCAAGGCCAATCTGGCGGGGCTGGATCCGGAGGCGCCCTTGCAGCGTGGCTACAGCCTGATCCGCATCGGTGACGACGGGCCGTTTTTGCGCAGCCCGGACGAAGTTGCCGACGGCGACCGTCTGAGCATCCGCGTGCGTGACGGAAACCTTGCCGCAAGGGTTGAGAAGGAAGGCCCGGAAGGGTAAGGTCTGCGCATGCAAGGATATAAACGATTTTTCATAATTGCGGCTATGTTGCTCCTGCCCGTGCTCGCGCATGCGCAGAGCGTGGGGCTTCAGGACGGAGACGAGGCCGGTTTCGAAAACGCCACGGCCTCTGAGCCCGAAGCGGAACTCGTGCTGGCTCATCCGGAAACCGTGGCACTGGGCGATCCGTTCGCGGTGCGCCTGACCTCGACCGTCCCGCTGGAGGATGTGTCGATTCACTGGGACGGCCGCAACATCGCGCCATCCATTTCCGTATGGAACGACAAGCACGTTGCGCTGGTCATGCTCGGAACCGACGTGCTCAACGCCAAACCGGGCGAGAAGAGTCTCGTGG harbors:
- the gatA gene encoding Asp-tRNA(Asn)/Glu-tRNA(Gln) amidotransferase subunit GatA yields the protein MSELHYKTLSETAAMLQAGEITAEQAVQACLDRIEATEPSVKALISVQGEQALAKARELDGQGPDPAKPLWGVPMVLKDLLTTKGVTTTCASKFLENFVPFYDATVVEKLDAAGAICIAKANMDEFAMGSSTENSAYFKTANPWDLERVPGGSSGGSGATVAAGQCAAALGTDTGGSIRLPASFCGVTGLKPTYGRVSRYGMVAFGSSLDQIGPMARSVEDCARVLQVIAGHDPKDSTSVDCEVPDYLAGLDRKDLSGLTIGLPEQYWPDPDKEGGLSPEVEQACRNAVAKMEELGAKTVPVQLGLTDYAIATYYIIAMAEASSNLSRFDGIRYGKRAENAEELIDLYTKSRTQGFGDEVQRRIIIGSYVLSAGYYDAYYGKAAKVRRLIRRNFDKAFESCDLIAGPVCPTTAFKSGEKADPLQMYLIDIFTISCNLAGLPGMSMPVGLGADTNMPIGLQLLGPSFSEDLMLSAANTLEKNLPPMPIPGL
- the ispG gene encoding flavodoxin-dependent (E)-4-hydroxy-3-methylbut-2-enyl-diphosphate synthase → MKRNRTRAIDIGGVGIGGDNPVRVQSMTNTDTRDAIATVSQILALADAGCEIVRLAVPDDKAAAVLAQIKSQSPVPLVADIHFDHRLALAALDAGIDALRINPGNIGSADKVDAVVDAAKDRSAPIRIGVNSGSVDKKLLAKYGGPTPEAMVESALEHVALLEKRGFHDTKISLKSSSVLNTIAAYSLLAEKTDYPLHIGITEAGTLVRGAVKSSVGLGILLWQGLGDTLRVSLTHDPVAEVGVAWEILRSLELRRRGPEIISCPTCGRTNIDLIGLAEKVEDALKTVEEDFTVAVMGCVVNGPGEAREADIGIAGGRGLGIIFRKGEVVRKVRGDENLLPEFMKEIESFLEERRKG
- the xseA gene encoding exodeoxyribonuclease VII large subunit translates to MSAILSVSELTRAVKDLLEAEFPFVWVRGQITNLGRPASGHLYFSLTDGDSLVNVVWFKGAQRSAEPVSRGGEAVNPLTGEVEEEKPQSLADALEDGMEVLCAGRLNVYEPRGQYQLVAELVQEQGVGDLRMAFEAMKRKLAAKGYFEEDRKMQIPREPARVAVVTSPTGAAIRDFLRIASTRGVGSEIRIQPTAVQGEAAPEQIAAALDAVGDEGWADVVVLIRGGGSLEDLWAFNTEVVGEAIYRSRIPVVCGVGHEPDVSIADYVADLRVATPSHAAQVIWKDRDTMLQEVDRLEMDLTRAYLKTLDGHEHELKQLRRALAWLSPVRRLDRSTEQVRSLALRLERLGRAHYESRREQAARWTGRLTRAFGTADVERAVGTLQDYAERMRDASLRRVEDRGRELELAKANLAGLDPEAPLQRGYSLIRIGDDGPFLRSPDEVADGDRLSIRVRDGNLAARVEKEGPEG
- a CDS encoding proline--tRNA ligase is translated as MKLSNYYIPTLKEAPSEAEVVSHKLLIRAGMIRKLTSGIYNYLPLGLRALNKVAAIVREEMDNAGAMEVLLPMVQPADLWQETGRWDYYGKELLRFNDRHGRDYCLGPTHEEVITDLVRGEIRSYKQLPINLYQIQTKFRDEIRPRFGLMRGREFMMKDAYSFDKDEAGAEASYWNMFEAYKKAFARIGLRFKPVQADSGAIGGDFSHEFMVLAETGEDTIASCKSCDFAANLEKAKVNAPNGTCRCDEDIPALEKVATPGKHTVVEVCEFLGTDASKVVKTLLLVVDEKPVAALVRGDRELNDVKLRNATGGNDVDFADEKLVRKLTGAPVGFAGPHSLPEDVPVYADLELCQDTDWIAGGNDADTHVKHLSLGRDCNVTEFVDLRMIEETDPCPECGQAIEFTKGIEVGHVFKLGLKYSEKMDAKFLDENGKEKHLVMGCYGIGVSRIVASAIEQNHDESGCVFPPTIAPFEAAIISLGGKDEAVNAKAEELYAELKSLGVDAALDDRKDRPGVKFADADLIGYPIQLTLGGKGLKNGVVECKNRKTGEKGELPLENFAEAFQNWRKQVWADWNLKL